From a region of the Mercurialis annua linkage group LG1-X, ddMerAnnu1.2, whole genome shotgun sequence genome:
- the LOC126666001 gene encoding 50S ribosomal protein L16, chloroplastic, with the protein MKGIAFRGNRICFGRYALQALEPAWITSRQIEAGRRAMTRNARRGGKIWVRIFPDKPVTLRPAETRMGSGKGSPEYWVAVVKPGRILYEMRGVAENIARRAILIAASKMPIRTQFIISG; encoded by the coding sequence ATGAAAGGAATAGCTTTTCGAGGTAATCGTATTTGTTTCGGCAGATATGCTCTTCAGGCACTTGAACCCGCTTGGATTACATCTAGACAAATAGAAGCGGGACGACGAGCAATGACACGAAATGCACGCCGCGGCGGAAAAATATGGGTACGTATATTTCCCGACAAACCAGTTACTTTAAGACCTGCGGAAACGCGTATGGGTTCAGGGAAAGGATCTCCTGAATATTGGGTAGCTGTCGTTAAACCTGGTAGAATACTTTATGAAATGCGCGGAGTAGCAGAAAATATAGCAAGAAGGGCTATTTTAATAGCAGCATCTAAAATGCCTATACGAACTCAATTCATTATTTCGGGATAG
- the LOC126665996 gene encoding 50S ribosomal protein L14, chloroplastic: protein MIQSQTRLNVADNSGARELMCIRIIGTSNRRYAHIGDIIVAVIKEAAPNSPLERSEVIRSVIVRTCKELKHDNGMIIRYDDNAAVVIDQEGNPKGTRIFGAIARELRQLNFTKIILLAPEVL, encoded by the coding sequence atgatCCAATCTCAGACCCGTTTAAATGTAGCGGATAACAGCGGAGCCCGAGAATTGATGTGTATTCGAATCATAGGGACTAGCAATCGCCGATATGCTCATATTGGTGACATTATTGTTGCTGTGATCAAGGAAGCAGCACCAAATTCACCTCTAGAAAGATCAGAAGTAATCAGATCTGTAATTGTACGTACTTGTAAAGAACTGAAACATGATAACGGTATGATAATACGATATGATGACAATGCTGCGGTTGTCATTGATCAAGAAGGAAATCCAAAAGGAACTCGAATTTTTGGTGCAATCGCCCGAGAATTGAGACAgttaaattttactaaaataattttattagcgCCTGAAGTattataa